One genomic segment of Actinomycetota bacterium includes these proteins:
- a CDS encoding FtsW/RodA/SpoVE family cell cycle protein codes for MKHPRVRELVLLAGVCGVYAIGLLQLGTPAAVGFLGFTAVFAVLHIGVRALAPRADPLLLPVVGLLVAVGLLELSAIDIAQEAEGVRGWQPLARLQAAWLGVGAVAFLATLYAFRNGLGRAWRVRYTLALLGIAALLAPLLPGIGHTVNGARLWLRFGPLSFQPAEIAKVLLVLFLAAYLSERRELLGQRTKRLFGPVYVIDPRYLAPLVGLVGLALLIFVQQNDLGSSLLFFATFMGILWVATGRLFYPVTGLLLFAAGVYISLKTFSHVAVRFDTWLDPYADPDRAGFQLLQGQFAMAEGGIGGVGLVGEGAQPNLIPFAWTDFILAAIGHTFGLAGLLAVVMGFVVLLTRTFHIALRSGSDLHALAASGFGIVTAVQAGIIAGGVTWILPLTGVTLPFISYGGSSLVSNFVMLGCLVAISNSETTTVAPQRVEELVV; via the coding sequence ATGAAGCACCCCCGCGTCAGAGAGCTCGTCCTGCTCGCCGGGGTATGCGGCGTCTACGCGATCGGACTCCTGCAACTGGGCACCCCGGCGGCCGTCGGGTTTCTGGGGTTCACGGCGGTGTTCGCCGTGCTCCACATAGGCGTGAGGGCCCTGGCCCCCAGGGCGGACCCGCTTCTGCTGCCGGTCGTAGGACTACTGGTGGCGGTCGGACTCCTTGAGCTGTCGGCGATTGACATCGCGCAGGAGGCCGAAGGGGTCCGGGGCTGGCAGCCGCTGGCAAGGCTCCAGGCGGCGTGGCTCGGTGTCGGAGCCGTCGCTTTCCTTGCGACGCTGTACGCGTTCCGCAACGGTTTGGGCCGGGCGTGGAGGGTCAGGTACACGCTGGCCCTGCTCGGTATCGCCGCACTGCTCGCGCCCCTGCTCCCGGGCATCGGGCACACGGTCAACGGGGCACGCCTGTGGCTGCGGTTCGGGCCTCTTTCGTTTCAGCCCGCCGAGATCGCGAAGGTCCTGCTCGTCCTTTTCCTGGCCGCCTATCTGTCCGAGCGCCGCGAGTTGCTGGGACAACGGACCAAGCGCCTGTTCGGGCCCGTTTACGTGATCGACCCGAGATATCTCGCGCCCCTCGTCGGACTAGTGGGGCTGGCGCTGCTGATATTCGTCCAGCAGAACGACCTGGGTTCGTCGCTGCTGTTCTTCGCCACCTTCATGGGGATCCTCTGGGTGGCTACCGGCCGCCTGTTCTACCCGGTCACGGGGCTGCTGCTGTTCGCCGCGGGGGTCTACATCTCCCTGAAGACGTTCTCCCACGTGGCGGTCCGGTTCGACACGTGGCTTGACCCGTACGCCGACCCCGACCGGGCCGGATTCCAGCTGCTGCAGGGACAGTTCGCCATGGCCGAGGGCGGGATAGGTGGCGTGGGCCTGGTGGGGGAGGGAGCCCAACCGAATCTGATCCCGTTCGCCTGGACCGACTTCATACTTGCCGCCATCGGCCACACGTTCGGTCTCGCCGGCCTTCTGGCGGTTGTGATGGGTTTTGTCGTGCTGCTGACGCGCACGTTCCACATCGCCCTTCGCTCCGGCAGCGACCTGCACGCGCTGGCGGCCTCCGGCTTCGGGATCGTAACGGCCGTACAAGCCGGGATCATCGCAGGCGGAGTCACCTGGATCCTGCCGCTCACCGGCGTGACGCTGCCCTTCATTTCGTACGGCGGTTCCAGCCTCGTGTCCAACTTCGTCATGCTCGGGTGCCTGGTGGCCATCTCGAACTCCGAGACGACAACGGTGGCGCCGCAGCGGGTGGAAGAGCTGGTGGTCTGA